Genomic segment of Niallia taxi:
TAATTTGCACTTAAGGAAAAAAGCCAGCAGCGATTAGCAGCTGGATGATCATTTTCTAAATGTTGCTGGTACACTCGGCCCAACATATGGAAAGTATATTTGTTCTCCTGGAGGTCTTGGTGAAATCATAAATTGATAGCCGCCAATATTATAATGATATGGCGCACTTCCCAGCAGTTGTTGGTTCCACGCTCCATATGCTGGATTAGGAAAGTTTTGATAAAGTGTTCCATTAAGCCCTGTTATGATACTAGGATGCAAAATAATCCCCCCTTCTAATTGTTATTTTATGCGGGAAGATGCAAGCCTGCTTTAGGTCAAACGCATATGGACATACAAAAAAAACCTCCAAGAAAATTGGAGGTTTTGAGCTTTTAAGTCCTAATAAAATGCACAAATATTAACATCAGGAAAGAGATAGCTATTATACTTGATACCCATAACCAAGCCATTTCCATGTTCCCCGAATCAATTGCAACATAAATGGCAGTCGGAATGGTTTGTGTTTTCCCAGGTATATTCCCTGCAAACATTAACGTTGCCCCGAACTCTCCTAATGCTCTTGCAAAGCTTAAAATCGCTCCAGAAACAATTGTTTTAATGGCAAGCGGAATAGATATAAACATAAATAAATGGTATTCACTTGCTCCATCTACGCGAGCAGCATTCTCAATATCTTCATCAACTGCTTCAAACCCTGTTCTGGCAGATTGATACATTAGTGGAAACGCAACGATAGTAGAAGCAATTAACGCAGCCCACCAGGTAAACATTATTGGCTGCTTGAAAAACCACTCAATAAATTGACCTACTGGACTATTTCGTCCGAAAATGATAATTAACAAAAAACCTACAACGGTGGGTGGCAAAACTAACGGTAAAAGGAAAATCGTATCAATTATAATTTTGCCTTTGAACTTCCTGACTGCCATTAGTCTTCCTAAAAACACACCTAAAATAATTACTATTATCGTGGAAACAGCTGCAATTTCAATCGATAATTGAACGGGTGTCCAAAAATTAGTTGCCATTTAGAATTAATTTAAACCCTTGAATCCATATTCTTCTAAAACTTTCATAGCGGCATCACTCTTTATATACTCGTAAAATAGTTCAGCCGCTTTATAATGAGAGCTATTTTTAATAACCCCTACTGGATAAATAATCGCATCATGTGTCTTTTCCTCTGCAGCAGCAGCTATTTCAACTTTATCAGAAGTTAATGCATCTGTTTTATATACAATACCTGCATCCACATTATTCGTTTCAACATATGTAAGTGTTTGCCTTACGTCTTTTGCAAATACGACTTTCCCTTCAACCTCACTCCACAGACCAAGACTTTCTAATGAATCCTTACCATATTGTCCTGCAGGAACAGATTCTGGAGTACCAAGGGCTATCTTATCGGCTTTAGTTAAATCCTCAAACGTATTTATTCCTGTATCTGCGCCTTTAGGTGTTACAAGCACAAGCTCATTACCTACAAGATCTGTACCATCCTTTTCATCAATAATGCCATCGTCCACTAGCTTTTGAAATTTATCCTCTGCTGCAGAAAAGAAGATATCTGCAGGCGCTCCTTGCGAAATCTGTTGTTGCAGTGCCCCAGATCCTCCAAAGTTAAAGCTAAGTTTAATATTTTCATGTTCCTTCTCAAAGCTCTTTTGGATATCAGTCAAAGCATCTTGTAAACTAGCAGCAGCTGAGATTGTTAGTTCAACATTCTCCTGCGTTGATTTTTGCTTATCTTGTTCTTCTGTTGCTCCCGATTGCTCATTAGTAGCGCAACCAGTAATGAGGATTAATACCATAAACATTGAAAATAAAGAAAGCCATAGTTTTTTCATATTCTTTCTCCTTTTTATAATTGGTTATAACTAATTATAACTAATTATAATCAATATAAAAGGTCGAAATCTGTAAAAAGGTGGCAATTGTGTGAATTTTTAATAAATCCTCCTTTTCTTAAGCTATTACGTTAAAATACAAGGTGGAGGGATGCATATGTCAAAAGAGTTTTCCTATACAATTGAAGAAGTATCTCAACTATTAAAGGTATCGAAATTAACTTTGTATGACATTGTTAAAAAAGGAGAAATTCCTGTATTCCGTGTTGGCAGACAAATGAGAATCGACGCAGATGATTTATATGCTTACATAAAAAATCAAAAATCAAACCAAATGATCCCTGTAAAAGCAACTGATCTTGAGTCTCCCAGAAACGAAATAAAGAACCCTAATACAATTGTTATTAGTGGACAGGATATGGTCCTTGACATACTCGGTAAATATATGGAGAAAGATTCTACCTATCAAGCATTACGCTCTTATACAGGGAGTTTAAATAGCCTTATAGCTATGTATCATGGCAAAAATGATATTGTTAGTTTACATATGTATGATGGCGATACAGGAGAGTATAATGTTCCCTATTTACAAAAAATTTTAGTTGGACAGCCTTATATATTACTCAATCTCTTATCAAGGAGAGCAGGCTTGTATGTGAGGAAGGGAAATCCTTTAAAGCTTTCCACATGGTCTGATTTAAAGGATAAAGGAGTAAAGCTTGTTAACAGAGAAAAAGGATCTGGAGCCCGCATTCTCCTTGATGAACAACTCAGAATAAATAATATATCCTCTAGTGATATTACAGGCTACCAGCATGAAGAATCGAACCATTATAGTGTCGCATCTGCTGTTTCAAGCGGGATTGCAGACACAGGGGTGGGGATTGAAAAAGCGGCAAGAATGGTTGGCATTGATTTTGTCCCATTAATAACAGAAAGCTATGATTTAGTAATGCTAAAAACTCCGGAAAATGAGCCACTCATTAATAAGGTAAAGAATATATTATCCTCTGCGCAATTTCAGGCAGAAATTCATTCCTTAGGAGATTATGATATATCTAAAACCGGAACTATTATTCATGAAACCTTTTAATAATCTCTCAAAAAAACAAACCATTAAATAAAAAAAAGTTACCACCTGGTAACTGAAAATAAAGCTGCCGATATGAATATCATAAGCTGCTGACTATAGGTGAGCAGCTTTTGGATCAGATGAAAATTCTTCAATGGAAAGGAAATCAGATTGTACAGATTGGTCCTTTCCTTGAGGTCTGCAAGCAAATAATCCAGCTGAAGTCAGAGCATTCTCAGGGGTGTCCAATTGAGCTATACGTATTTGCATTGCAGCCATTCATTCCCATCCCAAGAAAAATCAACAAAGCTATTTTGTGCAATTCTTGAAATGCGAAAAAGGTATAAGTTATTACTTGTTTAACAGAAAATTCTTTAGTGTGTCCATACTGATCTTTTCATCAACACCATTAACATATAAAGTGACTTCATCGCCATTATTCACATTTAAGTCCATAACCTTCATAATTTCTTTTCCGTTTGAAGAATCATTTCTTTTTGTAAGAGTAACATCACTGCTAAAGGAACGCGCTTTATAGACAAAAGTCGTTGTATTTCTTGCTTGAAGTCCACGAGGCAATTGAACTGTTATCTTTGTTACCAACAAGTACACTCCCTCCTCAATGTTAACTGGCAAGTGGTTTTGTTTGAGATTGCTTCGAGTAGTTTCTTACGATAATAGATATTAAACCTAATATTAAGGATAATATTCCAACAAATATGACATATTCTGTTCCGATGCCAGAAATGAATAATCCCCCTGCAGCAGTACCAATTGTTGTTCCTACGTTACAGGATGATATAAATAAACCATTGGCAAAGTCAGGAGCTTCAGGAGCAGAAGACATTATCCAATATTGATTGATATTGCCACCTATTCCAGCTAAAATTCCCCAAACTAACGTAATAACAGCGACAGGAATCGAAAACTGTCCAAACAGAAATAAGGCTATATAAACTGCTACCAATGCGAAGGGAAAAATCATGACGGATTTCGCGGCATTATTTGTAAGCAGCTTCCCTGCGACAATATTGCCAATAATATTAGCTCCTCCAAATACGACTAACATGATGGTGATACTATTGGAAGACATAGCTGTTACACTTTTCAAATATTCAGCTAAGTAACTGTACACTCCAAAAACTGCTGAATTAAGGAAAATAACGGCAACAATCGATTGCCATGTAATAAGTTTTTTTAACACAGATAATTGACTGCCGTATGAAAGCTTCTCTTTAACAGGCATGGAAGGTATATATATCATCGTAGCAATGAATGCGATTATATTTATAAGAGCAAAGAAGGCCATTGCCATTTGTAACGAAGCTGTATTGGCAAGGAAGCTGGCAATTGGCACACCGACAACCATGCCTGCTGAAACACCTATAAACACCTTTGAAACAGCCTTTGGTGCTTCTGCTTTGCTGACAGAGGCAGCAGCAACTGAAAAAGCTAATGAACAATAGATTGGATGAAAAAAAGCTGGTACAATCCGAGCAAGTAACGCCACTGTAAAGTTAGTAGTAAATATAGAAACAACGCTTCCTAACACGAAAATCCCTAGAACAAGCAGCATTACCTTCTTCCGGTCCATACCCGCAAAAAATAACGGCATTGTCGGACCAGAAACAGCAATCACGAGTGCAAAAAGACTAACTAACAACCCTGCTTTTGATATACTAACACCAAAATGTTCTGCCAGAGATGGCAGTATGCCAATAACACCCATTTCCGTATTAATAATGCCAAACACACCGATCGTTAATATAAATATAAGTAGCCTGTTTTGTTTAACCAAGAATATTCACCTCTTTTGAAAAATAAAAAACTGCCACAAATTTTATTAGTACCTTTTGCAGCAGATTTTTTGTTTACTGACAGTATCTATTAATCTTCTTGTTTTGTTGGACGAATAATAACTTCACTCACTGCGACAGTTTCAGGAGTACTAATTGCATATGCAACCGCTTCGGCAACATCGCTTGCTTGCAGGCCGTTTGTACGCTGAAGATTCTCCACCCAATTTCGTCTTTCTATATCATTAATTGTTGTGTGAAGCTCCGTATCTACCGTTCCTGGAGAGATTAACGTACTGCGGATATTGTTATGACGTTCCTCTTGGCGCAAGCCTTCCATGATGGCACGAACAGCAAACTTAGTTCCACAATAAACAGCACCTTGCTGAAAAACAACATGTCCAGCGACAGAATCCGTCGTCACAATTTGTCCAGATTGTTGTTTTTGCATGATAGGTAATACTGCAGCAATCCCATTTAACACGCCCATAATATTGACATCTAACAGTTGACGCCATTCAGCAAAGCGTTTTTCAAAAAGAGATGCTGTCGGCATAATACCAGCATTGTTAAACAGCACGTCTACACGGCCATGTTTTTCAACCGCAAGGTCTACCACTGCTTGCACTTCTTCTTCTTTCGTCACATCTGCAACTGCATATGAAATTTCAGCATTAGGTATTGCTTCAACAATTGCCTTTAAACGGTCTTCTCGACGAGCTGCAATCACTAATTTAGCTCCTGCTTCTGCCAGTTTTTTAGTGGTCGCTTCCCCTATCCCGCTTGACGCTCCCATGATTACAACAACTTTGTCTTGCATAGAATACATATTAGATAACATTCCTTTCTTCTCATAGACTTTTATTCTGTTGTTCTTCATTTTAGCGACAGAATGTCTTCATAACAAATACCTATATCAAATAACAAGATATGCTTGATAAGCATTTCAGTTATATATATACTAAAACAATTAACAGGAGGTGTAATACATGGAGTTAAGAGTATTACGGTACTTTCTTGCAGTTGCCAGGGAAGGAAGTATAACCGCAGCGGCTGACTTGCTGCATGTTACTCAGCCAACCTTATCCAGACAATTAAAGGATTTGGAGCAAGAGTTAGGAAAAAAACTGTTTATTCGCAGCAGTCACAGCATCATTTTGACAGATGAAGGTTTGATATTAAGACAAAGAGCTGAAGAAATTGTTAATATGGTTAGTAAATTAGAGGCAGAATTTAACTCTATGGAAGATACCGTTAGCGGGGATGTTTACATAGGTGGCGGCGAAACAGAGGCTATGAAGCAAATTGCAAGAGTAGTTAAGGATTTACAGTTAAAATACCCTAATATTCGCTATCATCTTTACAGCGGCAATGAAGAAGATGTAACAGATCGACTTGATAAGGGCTTACTTGACTTTGGTATTTTAATTCAACCCGCCGATTTGTCCAAATATAACTATATCAATATCCCTGATAAAGATGTTTGGGGAGTTATCATGAGAAAAGACAGTCCACTTGCAGTTAAAGCTACGATTCAATCTTCTGACTTACTAAATGTTCCGTTAATCTGTTCACGCCAAGCCATCCAACAATCTTACTCAAAAAATGAATTTGCAGATTGGTTTGGAGAGGATTTTGAAAAATTAAATGTGGTAACAACATACAATCTTGCCTATAATGCTGCCATAATGGTTGAAGAAGGCATTGGTTATGCAATAACCCTTGATAAGATTGTGAATACTTCCAGTGACAGCAGTCTTTGCTTTAGACCACTTAATCCAAAACTAGAATCAGGATTAAATATTGTTTGGAAAAAGCACCATGTTTTTTCCACTGCTGCTTCTGTATTTTTACAAGACATTCAAACTAAATTTTCAAGTTTGTCATAAGGAATTATTTGTTTTGTAATTCTCACGATCATAAAAAACATAGATGGCTGAGCTGTTGACCTCAACTATCTATGTTTTTTTCCAACAAAGCAAATAATTCTTAGAGTACTTTATTCTTAAAGATACGAATAGACAATAACCAGGAACAAGCAAACAAAATAAGGATGGAGCCCGAAGTTATCAGATAAAAAGACAGAGTTTGCAAGGATAGCAGCTTCTCTACAAAATTCATGATAACTTCGTTCAGATTGTGAAATATCATATTAATTATTACCATATAAATAACAAATAACACAATGGAGGCTATCAGCAAATATTGACTTTTAAACTGATAAGAAAAAGGAAGAATAAAAGAAGCAACAATCATCACTAAACTAATGATAAGCATTATTTCTTTCCAAGCCATTAGCTCCTGGTTAAGAATTAAATTCCCAATAAATAGACCGGAAATAACAATGAATGTAAACACTAATACGCCAATATATTTAGAACTTACCATTTCTTTTCTGGTGTATGGCAGTGAATTTAGCAGTGTATTAATGGAGGACTTTTCATCCATGGAAAATGCATTCATAATGATTACAATACTAAATACAAACCCTATCCAAACATATCCGATATTAAGAGACAAATACACTAATTGAATTGGTAACAGTATCCACAATGTTTTCTTCTGCATTACTATATCTTTTCGAATTAGATTATACATCTGTCACAGTTCCTTTCTTTGTATAAAACATAATGTCTTCTAAAGTCGGTTTTTCCATAACAACTAATGACCCAAAAACCTCTTCTACTCTCCCTTTATTGCTAGTTAATGCCTCAAAGCCATGAGGAGACGTTTTAATAGAAATAAATTCTTGCTTCGTATCTGGATCTAATAAATCCAGCCCACCCTTTACTAGGGCATACTCCTCTTCTATTTGATAAGATTTCTTTGTGAAAATATGTTCGCCATTGTGAAGGAATGTGATATAATCTGCGATTCGGTCTAAATCTGTTGTAATATGCGTGGAAAAAAAGATTGATTTCTGCCCATCTTCCATTATTTCATGAAGGATTTCCAACAGCTCTCTGCGAAAGATTGGATCTAATCCTGATGTCGGTTCATCCATAATAATTAACTCTGCTTGATGTGATAAAGCGATTGCTATGGAAGTCTTCATCATCATGCCTTTAGAGAATGTTTTTAGCTTTTTCTTTAACGGTAGTTCAAACTTCTCAACATATGCTTGAAATATACCGTCATCCCAATAATGATAAGATCGACTTATTATTCCGACCATCTCTTTAAGTGATAGATGCTCATAAAATACATTACTATCGAACACAAAACCAACTCGCTGTTTGATTTCTTTTTCATTTCCCTTGTAATTTAACCCGAAAATAGATATATCACCGCTATCTGGCTGCAATAAATTCATAATTAACTTAATTGTTGTTGACTTCCCTACACCGTTTCCGCCAATAAGCCCTGTAATATATCCCTTTTTCACATTCATTGTAAGGTTTTTCAGCTGAAAATCACCAAATGATTTGTTGACGTTTTGTAATTCAATAACATTCTCCACTAAATTTCCTCCTTGTATAAGAATGTAAGCAGCTCCTTCAATTCTGTCAGTGAAACACCAATTTCTTTACTGTTATGGATTGCTGCTATTAATTGCTCCTCAATTACCTTCATTTTTCTTTCTTTAATCATTTCATTATTTTGCTCTTGAACAAATGAGCCTTTCCCAACAACTGAATAGATGAACCCGTTTTTCTCAAGCTCTTCATAAGCACGTTTCGTTGTTATTACACTTATGTCCAACTCCTTAGCTAATTGGCGCATGCTTGGGAGCGGACTTCCTTCCGGTAATTCAGCTGAAAGGATATGCTTCTTTATTTGTGCATAAATTTGTTCATATATAGGTTCTTTTGATTTGTTTGAAATAATTATTTGCATGCAAAAACCTCTTTTACAATATTGTATATATAACTTATATACAATATATACAAAATACTAACTATATACAATAGTTTTTTTAGAAATTTTTACTTTTTTTCGCAAGCATAAAAAAAACCAGGAGCCGCTTTCCGGTCCCTGGTTTTAAACAAGTTAAATTTTCCTATTATTTTGAAGCCGGTGCTAGCGAAGACTCTGGTGTAGTTACCTTATCATAGAAATCTACAAATTTATCTCTGTCTTCACTGTCACGGTATGCCATTGCTACACGTGGATGCTCATTAAGCACACCAGAAATCATGTAAGGAATAATATAGCCCCATTCCCACTTTTGTCTCATTTCTACCATATGCTTTTCAATAACTCCAAGAACTGGCTTAAGCTCATAGCTTGGTTTTTGGATATAGCCAACTAAAAGCTCTGTATTACAGTTTCCTGCAGCACGGCCCATTCCATATACAGATGAATCAAGGAATGTAACTCCGTGTTGATATGCAGTTAATGTATTGGCAAATGCCAGCTGCATATTGTTGTGAGTATGTATTCCCAGCTTTTTATTTGGTAGCATTGCTTTAAATTTATTAACTTGATGCTCAATATCAGAAGGATCTAAGCTTCCAAAGGAGTCCACAATATAAACAACATCCACTGGGCTTGCTTTCACCATATCAAATGCTTTAATAAGCTGTTTCTCAGGTACACTGGATAATGCCATAATATTAAGTGATGTTTCGTAGCCTAAATCATGGAACAGCTTAACAAGTTCTAAGCCTTTATCTACTTCACGAATATAACAAGCTACCCGGA
This window contains:
- the modB gene encoding molybdate ABC transporter permease subunit, yielding MATNFWTPVQLSIEIAAVSTIIVIILGVFLGRLMAVRKFKGKIIIDTIFLLPLVLPPTVVGFLLIIIFGRNSPVGQFIEWFFKQPIMFTWWAALIASTIVAFPLMYQSARTGFEAVDEDIENAARVDGASEYHLFMFISIPLAIKTIVSGAILSFARALGEFGATLMFAGNIPGKTQTIPTAIYVAIDSGNMEMAWLWVSSIIAISFLMLIFVHFIRT
- the modA gene encoding molybdate ABC transporter substrate-binding protein, whose product is MKKLWLSLFSMFMVLILITGCATNEQSGATEEQDKQKSTQENVELTISAAASLQDALTDIQKSFEKEHENIKLSFNFGGSGALQQQISQGAPADIFFSAAEDKFQKLVDDGIIDEKDGTDLVGNELVLVTPKGADTGINTFEDLTKADKIALGTPESVPAGQYGKDSLESLGLWSEVEGKVVFAKDVRQTLTYVETNNVDAGIVYKTDALTSDKVEIAAAAEEKTHDAIIYPVGVIKNSSHYKAAELFYEYIKSDAAMKVLEEYGFKGLN
- a CDS encoding helix-turn-helix transcriptional regulator; this encodes MSKEFSYTIEEVSQLLKVSKLTLYDIVKKGEIPVFRVGRQMRIDADDLYAYIKNQKSNQMIPVKATDLESPRNEIKNPNTIVISGQDMVLDILGKYMEKDSTYQALRSYTGSLNSLIAMYHGKNDIVSLHMYDGDTGEYNVPYLQKILVGQPYILLNLLSRRAGLYVRKGNPLKLSTWSDLKDKGVKLVNREKGSGARILLDEQLRINNISSSDITGYQHEESNHYSVASAVSSGIADTGVGIEKAARMVGIDFVPLITESYDLVMLKTPENEPLINKVKNILSSAQFQAEIHSLGDYDISKTGTIIHETF
- a CDS encoding HPr family phosphocarrier protein, translated to MYLLVTKITVQLPRGLQARNTTTFVYKARSFSSDVTLTKRNDSSNGKEIMKVMDLNVNNGDEVTLYVNGVDEKISMDTLKNFLLNK
- a CDS encoding MFS transporter, coding for MVKQNRLLIFILTIGVFGIINTEMGVIGILPSLAEHFGVSISKAGLLVSLFALVIAVSGPTMPLFFAGMDRKKVMLLVLGIFVLGSVVSIFTTNFTVALLARIVPAFFHPIYCSLAFSVAAASVSKAEAPKAVSKVFIGVSAGMVVGVPIASFLANTASLQMAMAFFALINIIAFIATMIYIPSMPVKEKLSYGSQLSVLKKLITWQSIVAVIFLNSAVFGVYSYLAEYLKSVTAMSSNSITIMLVVFGGANIIGNIVAGKLLTNNAAKSVMIFPFALVAVYIALFLFGQFSIPVAVITLVWGILAGIGGNINQYWIMSSAPEAPDFANGLFISSCNVGTTIGTAAGGLFISGIGTEYVIFVGILSLILGLISIIVRNYSKQSQTKPLAS
- a CDS encoding SDR family oxidoreductase, with product MYSMQDKVVVIMGASSGIGEATTKKLAEAGAKLVIAARREDRLKAIVEAIPNAEISYAVADVTKEEEVQAVVDLAVEKHGRVDVLFNNAGIMPTASLFEKRFAEWRQLLDVNIMGVLNGIAAVLPIMQKQQSGQIVTTDSVAGHVVFQQGAVYCGTKFAVRAIMEGLRQEERHNNIRSTLISPGTVDTELHTTINDIERRNWVENLQRTNGLQASDVAEAVAYAISTPETVAVSEVIIRPTKQED
- a CDS encoding LysR family transcriptional regulator, which produces MELRVLRYFLAVAREGSITAAADLLHVTQPTLSRQLKDLEQELGKKLFIRSSHSIILTDEGLILRQRAEEIVNMVSKLEAEFNSMEDTVSGDVYIGGGETEAMKQIARVVKDLQLKYPNIRYHLYSGNEEDVTDRLDKGLLDFGILIQPADLSKYNYINIPDKDVWGVIMRKDSPLAVKATIQSSDLLNVPLICSRQAIQQSYSKNEFADWFGEDFEKLNVVTTYNLAYNAAIMVEEGIGYAITLDKIVNTSSDSSLCFRPLNPKLESGLNIVWKKHHVFSTAASVFLQDIQTKFSSLS
- a CDS encoding ABC-2 transporter permease; amino-acid sequence: MYNLIRKDIVMQKKTLWILLPIQLVYLSLNIGYVWIGFVFSIVIIMNAFSMDEKSSINTLLNSLPYTRKEMVSSKYIGVLVFTFIVISGLFIGNLILNQELMAWKEIMLIISLVMIVASFILPFSYQFKSQYLLIASIVLFVIYMVIINMIFHNLNEVIMNFVEKLLSLQTLSFYLITSGSILILFACSWLLSIRIFKNKVL
- a CDS encoding ABC transporter ATP-binding protein, with the translated sequence MENVIELQNVNKSFGDFQLKNLTMNVKKGYITGLIGGNGVGKSTTIKLIMNLLQPDSGDISIFGLNYKGNEKEIKQRVGFVFDSNVFYEHLSLKEMVGIISRSYHYWDDGIFQAYVEKFELPLKKKLKTFSKGMMMKTSIAIALSHQAELIIMDEPTSGLDPIFRRELLEILHEIMEDGQKSIFFSTHITTDLDRIADYITFLHNGEHIFTKKSYQIEEEYALVKGGLDLLDPDTKQEFISIKTSPHGFEALTSNKGRVEEVFGSLVVMEKPTLEDIMFYTKKGTVTDV
- a CDS encoding GntR family transcriptional regulator; amino-acid sequence: MQIIISNKSKEPIYEQIYAQIKKHILSAELPEGSPLPSMRQLAKELDISVITTKRAYEELEKNGFIYSVVGKGSFVQEQNNEMIKERKMKVIEEQLIAAIHNSKEIGVSLTELKELLTFLYKEEI
- a CDS encoding aldolase catalytic domain-containing protein — its product is MEHHSKIIDCTIRDGGLVNNWDFSVEFVQDLYNGLSEAGVEYMEIGYKNSAKLLNVSEPNPWRFLDDNFLKEIIPEKKFTKLSALVDIGRVDPNDVLPREQSVLDMIRVACYIREVDKGLELVKLFHDLGYETSLNIMALSSVPEKQLIKAFDMVKASPVDVVYIVDSFGSLDPSDIEHQVNKFKAMLPNKKLGIHTHNNMQLAFANTLTAYQHGVTFLDSSVYGMGRAAGNCNTELLVGYIQKPSYELKPVLGVIEKHMVEMRQKWEWGYIIPYMISGVLNEHPRVAMAYRDSEDRDKFVDFYDKVTTPESSLAPASK